The Lentimicrobium sp. L6 sequence ACAAAACGAATATCATTTACTTTTAACTCACTAGAAGAGGTTTGAATATTAATAATTTGATTTTCGGAGGAGAAAGAACCTTTTAAATTAATACTATCTTTAATATATAATTGTGGAACAAATAAATCCGTTAATACCTGAGTATTAGAAACAGTGAAATCAAAATCAAAATCTTCTTTTATCAACTCATCAAACTCCTCTTCAACTATCTCGAAATCTGACATATAATTTCTTGTAAACTTCTCAAAGGCTTGAGGAAACCTAGCTAAATTATATACCCCATATAAACCTCCATTCAAGAAATCAGAGCTCACTTTAATAGATTTAGCCTCCTCTAAATCTTCATCTATTTTAGAGATTACATAAAGACTATCCATAGAATAATTCTCACCTAGATAATAAAAATCAGTTGAATCAATATTTATATTCCCAAGGAAGGAATCTATTTCATTACCAGTAAAACTCATATGTATATTAGTCGATAAACTGGCAGACGTATCTATCGAGATTAAACCCAGCTGAGCTAGTTTTACATGTCTGAGTTGGGCATCAAAATCAAAAACAGGATGAAGAGAATCGAAATTTATCAAACCTCTAAAATCTGTCTTTATTAATTCATCAGTAATATGGAAAGCACCTTCAAACTGATTTTCCTTTACAAATGCATCAATAAAAATAGTCTGTAATTCATTACCTCGAAAGCTCAAACTATCTACTCTACCAGTAACATTTGACTCAACAGTAGCTAAGTTTAAGCCTTTTCCTCGAAGTTTAAAATCAAAATTGATCTTACCAAAATCGGATTCTAATTCAATAAACTGACCTAATTGGAAATTTCGTGCAGAAAAATCACCTTTATAATAAACGATTTTTTCTTCTGTATTATTTGTAAACTGAAGGTCTGTAGCCAAAAACCCCATGCCTGAATACAAGTCTATTTTGGATACAAAATCGTTATAAAAACCTGTAAAACGACCTTTTATTCTAATATCACCTAACTTTTCAATTTCTTGAGGAATACTACTTAACTTCTCGCCATTTGGCAAGTTGAAACTTTGAAGGTCTTTTAAATCTGTCGATAAATCTTGAATCTTTAGTTTAATAAATGTCTCATAAATATTTGGTAGGCCTGTCATTTGGAGGTTGCCCTTAAATGAAGTGGAAGTTCCAAAAGACAGCTTCAGATTCTCTCCTTTCATATTCCGTATTGGTCCTTTCACGCGCCCCTGCAGACGAAATAGGTTGTTCATCCCACGAGTTTCTGGAGCAAAATATGCAATATCCAACATGTTGATTTGTGAAGGATGAACATTGGCCTCTATAACTACCCCATTGATAAAATCTAGATAAGCTATCCAGCTTGGATAAATAAATTTTAAATCAAGATGCGCATTAGAACGCGGCGTCAGTAGATGAGCATCTTCTATGATGAGATGGGTAGAGCTTACAGTAGCTTGGCCATCCAAGTTAGTGAGCACAACGCCACTTCTATCCTTTGCACTCAAGTGCAAAACATGCCCTATTATACTATCATCAACGATATGGATATCTTCAATTTCTATATTGATTTGAGATATATCGAGGTGCTGATAATCCATATAAGGTAATGTTTTTATAGTATCCTCCTCAACTCTATACACAAAACGAGAATTTTCTATTCTAATATGGTCTAAACCAATTTGAATGGGATTTCGTGCAATTGTGTCTGCTATTTCAATTTTCGAAATCGAATCCTTATCATCTACTTCACTTTGAAAGAGCCTATTAATATTTAATCCATCGTCTTCTTTATATTGAACGAGGTTAACAAATGCGCTATCAATAAAAATATCGTTGATTGGAATTTCTGATAAAAAAGGTCGGAAAATATTATAGTCAAAATAAATCTGCTTGGCAGTAATCATAGGATTGCTTTGATGATCATTAATATAAACATCATTCAAACGTACTTTAAAGAAGGAAGTAATATGTACTTTATCAATCCACACCGAAACACCAAGCTTCTCACTTAAAAAAGAGGAACCTGCATTGGCAATAAAAGATTGCACTCTAGTATTCTGTAGTACAGCCAATAACAGCCCCATACTAAGAATAAATATTAGGATAATCCTAAGTAGTACATATATAATTCTCTTAACCAATGAAAGAATGTATTAATTTTGCCAAAATTTTATAACATGAGTACATACATTTTAGGTATTGAGTCATCTTGTGATGACACATCCGCGAGCGTCATCAAAGACGATGTGATATTGTCCAATATCATTGCCAATCAAGAAGTTCATCACAAATATGGTGGTGTAGTTCCAGAATTAGCTTCACGTTCGCATCAGCAAAATATCATACCTGTGATAGATCATGCACTTAAGGAAGCAAATATAAATAAAAATCAGCTCAGTGCTATCGCTTTTACAAGAGGTCCAGGCCTTTTGGGGAGTTTACTAGTTGGAACCTCTTTTGCCAAGTCTTTTGCCCTTGGATTAGACATCCCATTGATTGAAGTTGACCACTTACAAGCACATATTTTAGCTCATTTTGCTCAAAAACCAGAACTAAGAATTGATGTTCCAGAATTCCCTTTCCTATGTTTAACAGTATCTGGAGGACATACTCAAATAGTTAGAGTGGATGATTATTTCAAAATGACTATTTTAGGACAAACCATTGATGATGCAGCAGGAGAAGCATTTGACAAAACGGCTAAAATTATGAGCTTAGGATATCCTGGAGGACCAGTTATAGATAAATTAGCAAAAATTGGGGATTCAAAAAAGTTTTCTTTTCCTTTTCCACGAATTCCTGAACTAAATTATAGCTTTAGTGGTCTTAAAACTTCAGTTTTATATTTCTTAAGGGATGAATTAAAAAAAGATGATGACTTTATAGAGAAAAACAAAGCTGATATTGCCGCTAGTGTTCAATATAGCATCATTGAGATATTAATGAAAAAACTGGTATTGGCATCAAAGCAAACAGGGATTAAACAGATTGCAGTTGCTGGTGGCGTTAGTGCAAATAGTGGTTTGAGAGCTGCCATTAAAAATGGTGAAGAAAAGTTTGGATGGAAAACATTTATTCCAGCATTTGAATTTACTACTGATAATGCAGCAATGATAGCCATTTCTGGATTATTCAAATTTCAACAAGGAAAATTTACTGATCAGAAGGCAACTCCATATGCTAGATCCAATTTTTAAAGCATAAATCGTTTGCAAAGAATGCTCGAATTGTAATAGACTTTGATAGCGTCAACATCCCACACTCTAACAGAATTACTAAAACCCAAAACAGATGAAGATTTTAATGGTATGCTTAGGAAATATCTGCCGTTCCCCAATGGCAGAAGGTATTATGCGAGATAAGATTAGTGAGTATGATATTGAAGCTCAGGTAGACAGCTGTGGAACGGCAAACTACCATGTTGGCGAATCTCCCGACCATCGTGCTCAAAAAACCTTAAAACAACATCAAAGCGATATTTCTATGCTTCGTGGGCGACAGTTTCAGGTGAACGATTTTGACAAATTCGACCTGATCTTCACTATGGATGAAAGCAATTATACAAATATCAAAGCTTTGGCCAGAAATGAGCAAGACGAAGAGAAAGTGGAAATGATTATGAACATGGCTTATCCTAATGAAAATATTCCAGTTCCGGATCCCTATTATGGAGGTATTAATGGTTTTGAAGAAGTTTACCAGATGTTGACTTTGGCTTGTGATCAAATTGCAATAGGTATTAAAAATTAAAGGTGTGAAATATCACACCTTTAAACACAAACCATAATTAACCAAAAAATATTAATATAAATTAATGCTCAAATATACATTCAAATCCTATATGAGTCAAGGAAAAACATTAAATTTTCTTAATAAATATTTACAAAACTTATAAAATACTAGTGTTTAATAGGTCTACATAAGTATTATTTTTTATCACCCTCTATTTTTGTAATTATTTTAGCCCTAAGTACTTATAAAATATTTTCCTATCTCCATAAAGCTTTAGAAATAATTTAGCTTTGTGATTAGACTTTCGTAATTTTTTTTGAATAAACCAGGAGTTTAGGAAATCTCTGATATAGAAAAAGGCGCAAATGAACCTATTTGCGCCTCAATACAAACCATATTTAACCAAAAAATTTAATATGCAGCAAAATTAGGAAATATGAGCATACAAAAAAACCCTTTTTCCATTTTTTCAACAAAATAGAATCAGTCTAATAAAAATATTTTGCAACCAATTGATATTATAACATTTACAATATTTGCAAACGTTTGTTTTTTTTATTTCTTAAAAATGAAATCCAACCATAATCACATACCTAAATCCTACTCCTGGAGCATCGAAACGCCCACCCTTATTTATAGCATCAATATCTACAAATGTTTTCATCCAGGGATACTTTTCCTTAATCCGCTCCTTTATATAATCATAAGCTTCCGATTCCTCATCAATCTCTATTTCCCCAGAAACCTTTACCATTCCATAATAATAGGTAAAACTAGGTCCTATTAATATCATATCGAGTGTTAACCTTTCCCAAAAAACAAATTGATAACCCAATTCAAAACCCAAACTAGTCATTGAAAAAGCAGCATCTATGTCAAAATCGTTTTTAATGACATCAGAATTACCAAAATGCACATTATTCCCAAAAGCATAGCGATAGTAGGTCATATACGGGCCAATATATACTCCATCAGGGGCTTGCCTAGCATTTCTTTTCGATAAATAAAATCGATAATCTAAAGAGGTAGTAAAGCCCAAGCGATTGCCTTTACCAGTGGTAATAACATCATTTGATTTATCAGAAAGAAACTGTGGAAATAGCAAAAGTCCCAAATTAACCGACATACTTTGGTTTGGAGTTATCAACCGCTCATAGCCCAAAGTCAGGTTATTGGTATTAATAATTAATGGTGTTAAATTTAACCTAATGGTATTCTTTTTTTGTTTGTAGGTACTTGAATCAGATGTAGCTTGACCATATGATAAGTTAACCAACAACAATACTAATAATAACAGACTTATTTTTTTCATGATGTGAATTTAGTAATTTTTAGGGTTAAAAAAAACCATTTGTAATACAATAACAGATTACAAATGGTTTTTTTAAGATTTAGTGGTATCTTAAGATTCTCGTAAAATTTCTCCTACGTCAGACATCATTTTCTTAGAAAGGTTTTCCGCCATATTAGTAGAATTGCTTTCTGAATATATTCTAATGATTGGCTCTGTATTCGATTTCCGTAAATGAACCCAACCATCTTCAAAATCGATTTTAACACCGTCTATGGTTGAAACCTCTTCTCTCTCATATTTCTTGGCAATCTTAGCTAAAATATCGTCCACATCCATTTCTGGCTCTAGGTTGATTCTATTTTTTGAGATAAAATAATCAGGATAAGAAGAGCGAATCATACTCACTTTTTCTTTCTTCTCAGCCATTAGACTTAAGAATAGTGCAATTCCAACTAAAGAATCGCGCCCATAATGCAGTTCTGGGAAAATAATTCCGCCATTACCTTCTCCTCCAATGATAGCATTTGTAGCTTTCATCATCTCAACCACATTTACTTCTCCTACAGCAGAAGCTTTATATTCTACACCATGCTTCTTCGAAATATCTCGCAAGGCTCGTGTACTGCTTAAATTGGAAACCGTATTTCCTTTTTTCTTAGATAATATGTAGTCAGCGACAGCTACTAATGTATACTCCTCCCCAAACATTCCACCATCTTCGCTAATAATAGCTAAACGATCCACATCTGGATCCACAACAAATCCAACATCAGCTTTTCTCTTTACTACTTCATCTGAGATTGCAGTTAAGTTTTCTGGTAATGGTTCAGGATTATGCGGGAAAATGCCATTAGGCTCATCGAACATTGGGATGATGTTTTCCACTCCTAGAGCAGTTAATAAGGGAGGTATAGAAATTCCACCAGTAGAATTCACCGCATCAAAAGCCACTGTGAAATTTGCTTTTTTAATGGCATCCACATTCACTAAATCTAGCTCTAAAATCTTTTGAATATGCTTATCAATCTGTGTATCGTCAGTAGATATGGAACCAATATCATCTATGCCTTTGTATTCAACATGACCATCCTCAATGGAATCTAACAGCTCTTTTCCTTCTGCAGCTGAAATAAACTCTCCTTTAGCATTGAGTAGTTTTAATGCATTCCACTGCTTAGGATTATGACTTGCTGTGAGGATAATACCACCTTGAGCTTGCAATTCAATAACAGCCATCTCTACTGTTGGAGTAGTACTCAATCCGAGGCTAATGACCTCCACTCCCATCGCTACAAGCGTATTATTGACCAATGCTTCTACCATTTCGCCACTTAATCGGGCATCTCGTCCAACTAATATTTTTATTTTTTCTTTTCCTGAAGATTTATATATGAACTGAGCATAGGCTGAAGAGAAGGCTACGATATCAGCTGGAGTAAGGCTTTCACCTTGTTTTCCACCAATTGTTCCGCGAAAACCAGATATAGATTTTATTAATGTCATAAGGAGTATTTTGATGTTTGGCGTTAATTTTCGACAAAAATAGAACATTTCCATTTTAGTAGCACCAATTTTCATAATTTTGCGGCCAATAATTTTATTTATGAGCGAAGAATTTGATCAGTTTTCAAGTGAGGACCTACAAAATATGGAAGAGAGATTTTTTCAGATGAAAGAGTCTAAAGGTACTATATACTTTGATGTAGATGAATATGAGGCCCTTATTGATTTATTTTTTGAAAAAGATGATACTGAAAATATAGAAATTGTATTAAACCATGCCTTGGAGCAACATCCTGGCAATTATGACTTTCTATTGAAGAAAGCTCAATTATTTGCCATGTATGGACAGGATGAACAAGGCCTACAGATATTAGATGACCTAAAAGGTTTTGCCGCCGATGCTGATTATTTTATGATTAGAGGTACTTTATTATCTAATCTACAGAAATATAGAGAAGCTATTGAAGAGTACACTAAAGCCCTCAATAGTGGTCAGGATTTGGAAGAAATATATGCTAATATTGCTTTTGAATATGAAAATTTAGAGCAATATGACAAAGCCATAGAGTATTTAACCAAGGTGGTGACCATTAATCCAGAAAACGAAGCAGGATTAAATGAAATAGGAATTTGTTTTGAAATGAGTAACCAGTCTGAGAAATCAGTAGATTATTTCAATAATTTCTTGGATAAACACCCCTACTCTCGTTCGGCATGGTTTAATTTGGCTATTGCATTTAATAGCCTTGGAAAAAATGAAAGAGCTA is a genomic window containing:
- a CDS encoding DUF3575 domain-containing protein; amino-acid sequence: MKKISLLLLVLLLVNLSYGQATSDSSTYKQKKNTIRLNLTPLIINTNNLTLGYERLITPNQSMSVNLGLLLFPQFLSDKSNDVITTGKGNRLGFTTSLDYRFYLSKRNARQAPDGVYIGPYMTYYRYAFGNNVHFGNSDVIKNDFDIDAAFSMTSLGFELGYQFVFWERLTLDMILIGPSFTYYYGMVKVSGEIEIDEESEAYDYIKERIKEKYPWMKTFVDIDAINKGGRFDAPGVGFRYVIMVGFHF
- the glmM gene encoding phosphoglucosamine mutase, yielding MTLIKSISGFRGTIGGKQGESLTPADIVAFSSAYAQFIYKSSGKEKIKILVGRDARLSGEMVEALVNNTLVAMGVEVISLGLSTTPTVEMAVIELQAQGGIILTASHNPKQWNALKLLNAKGEFISAAEGKELLDSIEDGHVEYKGIDDIGSISTDDTQIDKHIQKILELDLVNVDAIKKANFTVAFDAVNSTGGISIPPLLTALGVENIIPMFDEPNGIFPHNPEPLPENLTAISDEVVKRKADVGFVVDPDVDRLAIISEDGGMFGEEYTLVAVADYILSKKKGNTVSNLSSTRALRDISKKHGVEYKASAVGEVNVVEMMKATNAIIGGEGNGGIIFPELHYGRDSLVGIALFLSLMAEKKEKVSMIRSSYPDYFISKNRINLEPEMDVDDILAKIAKKYEREEVSTIDGVKIDFEDGWVHLRKSNTEPIIRIYSESNSTNMAENLSKKMMSDVGEILRES
- the tsaD gene encoding tRNA (adenosine(37)-N6)-threonylcarbamoyltransferase complex transferase subunit TsaD, whose amino-acid sequence is MSTYILGIESSCDDTSASVIKDDVILSNIIANQEVHHKYGGVVPELASRSHQQNIIPVIDHALKEANINKNQLSAIAFTRGPGLLGSLLVGTSFAKSFALGLDIPLIEVDHLQAHILAHFAQKPELRIDVPEFPFLCLTVSGGHTQIVRVDDYFKMTILGQTIDDAAGEAFDKTAKIMSLGYPGGPVIDKLAKIGDSKKFSFPFPRIPELNYSFSGLKTSVLYFLRDELKKDDDFIEKNKADIAASVQYSIIEILMKKLVLASKQTGIKQIAVAGGVSANSGLRAAIKNGEEKFGWKTFIPAFEFTTDNAAMIAISGLFKFQQGKFTDQKATPYARSNF
- a CDS encoding low molecular weight protein-tyrosine-phosphatase translates to MKILMVCLGNICRSPMAEGIMRDKISEYDIEAQVDSCGTANYHVGESPDHRAQKTLKQHQSDISMLRGRQFQVNDFDKFDLIFTMDESNYTNIKALARNEQDEEKVEMIMNMAYPNENIPVPDPYYGGINGFEEVYQMLTLACDQIAIGIKN